GATTGTGCTGATTGGTGCCGGGTACCTGTTTTATTTTACTAAAACACAGGTTATCCTCATAAACCTCATTAAAAGGAAAAACCACATCAATAAAGTTTTTACCCAGCTGGCTTATGTAGGCAAAATTTACCCTTGCGCCTAAGGCAATCATGCTTTTGGTAGGATAAACTTTAATATCGCCCATTTGCAGGTACTCATCAACCAAATGATCGAAAAGATCTATTGTATGCGGTGTTTTGCCGGCTAATGCTTCTGATAGCTCCCTGTCGCGGCATGAATGCACCTGGTTGGTGGCTTTAAATTCACGCTGGCAGAGGGGGCAGGTCCACATAAAGCTTTACTTTGTTTTGGCTGCAGCTTCTTTGCCTATCACGCTGTTTTTATAGCTATAGGTGAAGTAGATAACCAGGCCAATAATGAGCCAGATCAAAAAGCGGATCCAGCTGTCGTAAGTTAATTCGGCCATTAAATAAAAGCAGCTTAGTAATCCCAACACCGGGATAAGCGACAGCTTTTTGATTACAGCCAATACTGTTAAAGTAGTTGACAGCAATATAAAAAGGAAGAATGGAAATTTTTGATGGATATTCTCGCCCGAAAACAACCCAAGGAAATTATTCCAGCAAAGAACCAATACAATAATGTATATCACCGGTGCAATCCATTGCGAATTGATATAAGGCAGATGAAATTTACCTTTGGCAGCCTCTTCACGAGGCAAAAGCAATACACCGCCGCAAACCAGCACAAAGGCAAACAGGGTACCGATACTGGTAAGATCAGTTACCACGGTAAGATTTAAAAACAATGCCGGTACTGCCACTACAAAGCCGGTTACAATAGTTGAAAACGAAGGAGTTTGATATTTAGGGTGAATGCGCGAAAAAACTTTCGGCAACAAACCGTCGCGGCTCATGCTCATCCAGATGCGTGGCTGGCCTAACTGAAATATCAGCAATACGCTGGCGGTAGCAATTACAGCGCTTATGGAAATTACATAGCTGATGTTATGCAAACCAACCTTGGCAAAAACAAATGCCAGCGGATCGCCTACCTGCAGCTCTTTATAGCTTACCATACCGGTTAACACCAGCGAGATGAGCACGTACAACACCGTACAAATAACCAGCGAATAGATCATGCCGCGGGGCAAATCGCGCTGTGGCCGTTCGCATTCTTCGGCCGTGGTTGATATGGCATCAAAGCCTATGTAGGCAAAAAACACGCCGGATACGCCTTTCATCACACCACCAAAGCCATTAGGCAAAAACGGGTGCCAGTTGGCCGGAGTAACGTAGAAAAAGCCTATCACAATAACGGCAAGTACAATGGCTATTTTTAAATACACCATGGCATTGGTTGCCTTTTTGGTTTCGCGGATGCCTATGTACACCAGGTAAGTAATAATTATTACAATGAGCAGGGCCGGCAAATTAGCAACCAGTTTTAAACTGCCAAATCCCGGAGCACTATCCCAGGCGGCGGCGTTTTCACGCATTACATCGGTAATTTTTGATAGCTGGTTGCTGGCTGTAAATTGCACAACATCCTCATGCGCCCTGAATACCGTAAAATAATCTGTATAAAGATATCGTGGCAAATGGATCTTAAATCCTTCGAGGAAGTTTACAAAATAAGTACTCCAGGATATGGCCACAGCTATATTGCCGATGGCGTATTCCATTAACAGATCCCAACCGATAATCCAGGCAATCAATTCGCCAAATGAAGCATAGGCGTAAGTATAAGCACTGCCGGCTACAGGGATGCGCGAGGCAAACTCGGCATAGCAAAGGGCAGAAAAGCCACAGGTTATGGCGGTAATTACAAACAGGATACTCACACCGGGCCCACCCTGAAAGGAGGCTTCGCCAATGGTAGAGAAGATGCCGGCGCCTACTACGGCGGCTATCCCCATTAGGGTAAGGTCGCGTACGTTAAGTTCTTTCTTGAGTTGTGATGTTGTTGTTCCCGGGTGCTCGCCATCTCCAAATCCGCATTCAACATCGTGCAATATTTTTTCTACTGATTTTTTACGAAAGATACTTTTCGACATGTAGTTTAATCAATTAAATAGCTAATCAATCTCAAAGCTAATCATTTTTTTGCTTTGAATAAGTATATGGCTTACTTTGCACCATGAAGATAAGAATAAAAGATGTTTTGCACAGGATCCGCCCTTTTTTTATCCTTTACCTCATCCTTTTATCAACCTGCCTCATTATTAAACTGCTTTGCAGTCGAGAAAGTATCTTTTTTACCGTTAATAGCTGGCATCAGCCCTGGCTTGATACCATTGAGCCTTACATAACCGATATTGGTGATGGCACCACAGCGGTAATATTATCCTTACTGATGTTATTTTTCAGCTACCGCAACTGGCTGTTGCTGGCATCAAGTTATGCCGTTACCTCTATAGTAGCGCAAATTCTTAAAAACATCTACGTAGCTCCCCGGCCCAAGCTATATTTTGCCGAACAGTGGAGCCGGGTACATACCGTTGATGGTGTTTATATACTGGAAAAATACAGTTTCCCTTCGGGGCATACCGTTAGTGCTTTTTCGGCGGCGCTGGTTATCACTTATTTGTGTAAAAACAAAGGCTGGGGTGTCCCAGCCTTGTTTGTTGCCATAATGGTTGGCTATTCAAGAATGTATTTAACCGAACATTTTTTTGAAGATGTGCTTGCCGGCTCGGCTATCGGCGTGTTCGTTACTATATTCTGGCTTAACTGGCTTGATGGTAAGCAATTTATTCATTCGGCCGGATGGAACAGAGGTTTGCTTGATCTTGTTAAGAAAAAGCCTGCAACGCATTAAACTCCGGCTTCCAGCTGCCTGTTTTTACGGCGCATAACCGTAAACACAATAATAAACACAATAATTGCCCCGCCACCGTAAATGCCGATTTTTGCCGGTGATGATAAGCCTTTTGCGTCCGACAGGTATTGGTCTCGACGATCTAAGGTTGGCGCTATCCTGATGGAGCTTGAAAATTGTTTCAATTCGGCTTTAGCCAGATCGGCCCTTTGCTCGGGATAGTTATATTCAAAAGTATAAGTAACGTCCTGGGTGTATAACAGGATAAAGTTTCTCAATTCGGGCGATTCGCCTGTTGAGCCGCTGTTATCAATCCTCAGGGTAAACACTTTACCTTCCAGTTTGCCGATGGTGGTATCGCGTGGATACATCACACTACCATTAACCGATTGTTTCTGGATGCCGCTGATATACGTTTTGAACACGTTTTTCAAATCCTTTTCTTTATTCAAAGGCTTGGCGTTGGGCGGGTTAGGAACCCGTAAAACCAATATATTTCCCAACGATCCGGTACCCTGGTAGATCTGCTGGCCTAACGTATCTTTTTTTGTAAAACCTGTAGGCAACGACACCGTCACAAGGCTATCTATCTTTACGGGCTTCAGTGCCTGGCCAAAACCCGAAAGCGAAAACAGTATAATGCTTATGCTTAAAATTATCTTTTTCATACTTTATTAAACTTGAAAAAGACGCTTTGGTTTTAATTAATGATTTAAAAGATTGCTTTTGTGAAAATCAAATGACTTATTATCAGATAATTGATCTATTTTTTTAGCTAAAAGCGGAAGGCTGAAAGCGGAAAACTTTTTGAGGTATTCAATTAAAAAACTAACGCTGGTGCGCGCGTGCCGCGCGTTCCTAAGCAAATGGAAAAGCAGCAGCACCATGTATTATGGCTACTTAGCATGCGGGGCACACGCGGCACGCGTGCGCCAGCTATACCTTTTTTGCTTTTTGCTTTCGGCTTTCGGCCTTAAGCTTTCAGCTTAACTAAAAGCTCATCTAAACAAACTTCGGCAAAAGCGGTAGACGAATCCGAAACGCCATAAGGGATAATCAGTTTATTGTTGTGTACGATGGAGCCGCAGGAATACAGCACATTGGGCACATATCCCTCCCTTTCATCAGCATTGGGGATTAATAAAGGTTCGCGCAGCCTGCCTATCTCTACCGTAGGATCATCCAATTTAAGCAGGCTTGCCCCCAGTACATAGCGTCGCATAGGGCCAACGCCGTGGGTAATCATGATCCAGCCTTCTTCAGTTTCGATGGGCGAACCGCAGTTGCCCATCTGTACAAATTCCCAGCTAAATTCGGGGTGCTGCAGTTTGATGGGTTTTTCCCAGATGTTAATCTTGTCTGAATACATGATGTAGTTGTTGCAACCGTCGATACGGGATATCATCACATATTTACCATTCACCTTGCGCGGAAAGAGGGCCAGGTTTTTATTCTGGGCGCCCGCGCCGTATAAAGGCATTATCTTAAAATTATAAAAATCGCTGGTTTGTAGCAACTTAGGCATAATCAGCGAACCATCGTAAGCTGTATAGGTGGCGTAGTACAGTTTTGTTCCATCGTCATTAGTAAAATGTACAAATCGCGCATCTTCAATGCCTTTCCGTTCATACTCCGAGATAGGAAAGATTACCCTGTCGGAAACGTCGGTATCCAGCGAGAAAACAATTTCGTAGTACGAATCGGCCAGCCACAGCACTTTATCATATTCCAGGCGCTTCATGTCATCCTCCTGCAGTTGCTGCGAATCCATAATAATGCGGCGCAGGTTTGAATACTCAAAATGATGATCAAGTTTACTCTCCAACTCGCTGATTACATCGATGCTGATTTGAGTGATGGCTGCTTTTTCAAAAAACAGTTTTTTATTGTACACCGCGTTACGTACTATCTCGGCCTCGTCAATATAGTCGCCGGCGGGTTGGATGCTGATATTGTTGAATTTATCAATCATGGCCCGGCGGAAGGTGATGGACGAGATATGCCCCTCGCCCACTGCCCTGAAACTGATGATTACCCGGCGTTGCCCGTCTTCCAGTTCGGTTTGGTCGGGATCTTCAACGATAGAGGGATTAAAAAACGCGGCCGATTCGATGGAATATTCGTGGGTAAAATACGAACCAATAAGCAGTTTACGGTAAACTGTGAGGGTATCAAAATCGATGTTAAGTTCTAAAAACAAGGGCTTCAATTTGGCGCAATGCCTGCCAAGCACGCGGGTAATATTACGGTGGCGTTTGGAATATTCCTGAAGTATTGGAGATACTATACCGAAAGCATCATCCTCGCTGATGCGCATTACGCGCTCAATAACTTCCTTTGCCCTGTCGTTTCCATTAAAAAAGAACCTGGCTATAACACGTTTCGGGTCGGGGTTTACTCTGATGGGCTTGCGTTCGATAGAAAGTCTCATAGTAGATATTGTAGCTTTTATGGGTAACAGCGATTATTGAAAATTGATTTGGACAATTTGAATTTAGCGTTGCAGATGATTTTTTTGCGACAAACAGTTTAAGATTTAAGGCACGCAAAGACGCAGAGGCGCAAAGATTTTTAAGGACTGATAGTTTTAGATTTTTAAGAACGCAAAGATTCTGTTTTGTTGGTTACTACTCAAAGTTTTTAGATAATCAAAAGCGCCCATACATAGCAACTCAGCTTCAACCTTGTTTTTCTTTGCGTCTTAACCTCTTTGCGTACTTAAAAATCTGCGACATTCATATTTATTTACAAAAACCTTTGCGTCCCTGCGCCTTTGCGCGCCTTAAAATCTTCAACTATAGATAGCAACATTGCACGCTAAACACATTGCCCAACATTGCGCTTCTTCATCATTTACTAATAATCCTCACGTACACTTGCCTCAAATTGCGGCGCTTATGATTTTGGATAATTTTGTAACTTGCACAGATATGAACGTGTTAATTGTTGAAGACGAAAAAGGCCTGGCACTTGAAGTTGACGAATTTTTGAGCCATGAAGGTTTTACGGTTGAGCATGCCCGCACCAAAAAGTCGGCATCCGAAAAAATCTTTGTAAACAATTACGATTTTATATTGCTTGATCTGGGCCTGCCCGATGGCGATGGCTTCGACCTGCTTAAAATGCTGAAGGGCATGGCCGAGCGCGAAGACGCCGTAATTATACTAACTGCCCGCGGCGCCGTTGACGACCGGGTATCGGGTCTTGAACAGGGTGCAGATGATTACTTAGCCAAGCCCTTTTCATTAAACGAGTTATTAGCACGCATGCATGCCATCACCCGCCGCAAACACCGGTTGGAGAGTAATGACATCAACGTTAAAGGCTTAAAAATCAATATCCAAAACCGCACCGTTACCTATAACGAGGAGCGCATTGCCCTCACCAAAAAAGAGTTTGAAATTTTCAACTACCTGGTGCTAAACAAAAACCGGGTAATATCGCGCACCAACCTTACCGAACATGTTTGGGGCGATGTGCTGGAGATCAACTCCGACTCGAACTTTGTTGATGTGCACGTAAAAAACCTCCGCAAAAAATTATCGGCCTACATCCCTATCGATTGGTTTGAAACCGTACGCAGCATTGGTTACCGGATCAACATCTAACAAAAACAGATGAAATTACAGGTAAAACTGGCCCTTTATAACACGTTAACCAAGTTAGCCATTATCCTTTTTACGGGCTTATTGATCCTGCTTTCTATCGAAAAGATCTCGTATAACCATATCGAACTGCGGCTGGAGGATGACGAGCGCGAAATGCTGCGAAGCCTGAGTTCGAAGGAAATTAACCGCTACCTGGCCAACCAGGAAAAATATACCGATTATAATATTTTAAAGGAGGAGTTTATTACCATAACTCCCATCAAATTTCAGCCAACGGTAACAACCGGTAATAAATTTACCACCGAAACCAGGGCGGTTGATCGTAACGACCAAAACGATCAAACTTACCGCATCCTCACCCACCAGTTTAATTTTAACAACCACAGTTACCAGCTGGAAATTGGCGTCTCCATTACCTCTATCGAGGAGTTAAAATCCATCATTAAAAGGTTTACCCTGTTAACCCTGGTTATTGCTTTGGCCCTTACCCTGGCAAGCGACCTTGTGTTCACCAAGTTTTTATTGGCTCCTTTTTACCAGATCATTGATCGTAAACTGATAAAGGTGAACGATCCGCTTAATTTTGATTACGAAAAGGTAAAAACTACCACCCAGGATTTTGAACTGCTTGATGACAGCATCAGCTCGCTGATGAAAAAAATCAGTGCGCTGTTCAGCCTCGAAAAACAGTTTATTGCCAATGTATCGCACGAATTGCTTACGCCCATCTCCATCATCAGTTCGAGGCTCGAAAACATCCTGCTACAGGAAGAACTGAGCGAAGCCAGCGAAAACAAAATGCATGCCTCGCTTAAAACTTTAAACAGGCTAAAATCCATCATTAACAGTTTGCTGCTGATCTCGAAAGTAGAGAATAACCAGTACGATAAAGCCGATGTGGTTATGATAGCCGGCGTAATTATGGAAATTCAGGAGGAATTGGAAGACCGTATGGACGAAAAGCGCCTCACCTTTACCAACAACATGAAGTACATTTACTCCATAATGGGTAACCGGCCTTTAATGCACACTTTGTTGTTTAACCTGGTTAATAACGCCATCAAATACAATAATCCCAAAGGCAGCATCACCATTAGCGACGAGTTGAAAGACGATATTTACATCCTCGAGATTACAGATACCGGCCTGGGCATGGATCAGCGCCAGATTGAAAGCGCCTTTAACCGCTTTGAAAAATTTGAAACCGACGAAAGGGAAAGCTACGGCCTGGGCCTGGCCATTGTAAAAAGTATCACCGCGTTTCACGGCATTAAAGT
The sequence above is a segment of the Mucilaginibacter celer genome. Coding sequences within it:
- a CDS encoding response regulator transcription factor — translated: MNVLIVEDEKGLALEVDEFLSHEGFTVEHARTKKSASEKIFVNNYDFILLDLGLPDGDGFDLLKMLKGMAEREDAVIILTARGAVDDRVSGLEQGADDYLAKPFSLNELLARMHAITRRKHRLESNDINVKGLKINIQNRTVTYNEERIALTKKEFEIFNYLVLNKNRVISRTNLTEHVWGDVLEINSDSNFVDVHVKNLRKKLSAYIPIDWFETVRSIGYRINI
- a CDS encoding phosphatase PAP2 family protein, with amino-acid sequence MKIRIKDVLHRIRPFFILYLILLSTCLIIKLLCSRESIFFTVNSWHQPWLDTIEPYITDIGDGTTAVILSLLMLFFSYRNWLLLASSYAVTSIVAQILKNIYVAPRPKLYFAEQWSRVHTVDGVYILEKYSFPSGHTVSAFSAALVITYLCKNKGWGVPALFVAIMVGYSRMYLTEHFFEDVLAGSAIGVFVTIFWLNWLDGKQFIHSAGWNRGLLDLVKKKPATH
- a CDS encoding sensor histidine kinase, which codes for MKLQVKLALYNTLTKLAIILFTGLLILLSIEKISYNHIELRLEDDEREMLRSLSSKEINRYLANQEKYTDYNILKEEFITITPIKFQPTVTTGNKFTTETRAVDRNDQNDQTYRILTHQFNFNNHSYQLEIGVSITSIEELKSIIKRFTLLTLVIALALTLASDLVFTKFLLAPFYQIIDRKLIKVNDPLNFDYEKVKTTTQDFELLDDSISSLMKKISALFSLEKQFIANVSHELLTPISIISSRLENILLQEELSEASENKMHASLKTLNRLKSIINSLLLISKVENNQYDKADVVMIAGVIMEIQEELEDRMDEKRLTFTNNMKYIYSIMGNRPLMHTLLFNLVNNAIKYNNPKGSITISDELKDDIYILEITDTGLGMDQRQIESAFNRFEKFETDERESYGLGLAIVKSITAFHGIKVKIDSVKGRGTSIYLVFNRE
- a CDS encoding amino acid permease gives rise to the protein MSKSIFRKKSVEKILHDVECGFGDGEHPGTTTSQLKKELNVRDLTLMGIAAVVGAGIFSTIGEASFQGGPGVSILFVITAITCGFSALCYAEFASRIPVAGSAYTYAYASFGELIAWIIGWDLLMEYAIGNIAVAISWSTYFVNFLEGFKIHLPRYLYTDYFTVFRAHEDVVQFTASNQLSKITDVMRENAAAWDSAPGFGSLKLVANLPALLIVIIITYLVYIGIRETKKATNAMVYLKIAIVLAVIVIGFFYVTPANWHPFLPNGFGGVMKGVSGVFFAYIGFDAISTTAEECERPQRDLPRGMIYSLVICTVLYVLISLVLTGMVSYKELQVGDPLAFVFAKVGLHNISYVISISAVIATASVLLIFQLGQPRIWMSMSRDGLLPKVFSRIHPKYQTPSFSTIVTGFVVAVPALFLNLTVVTDLTSIGTLFAFVLVCGGVLLLPREEAAKGKFHLPYINSQWIAPVIYIIVLVLCWNNFLGLFSGENIHQKFPFFLFILLSTTLTVLAVIKKLSLIPVLGLLSCFYLMAELTYDSWIRFLIWLIIGLVIYFTYSYKNSVIGKEAAAKTK
- a CDS encoding DUF5655 domain-containing protein, which gives rise to MWTCPLCQREFKATNQVHSCRDRELSEALAGKTPHTIDLFDHLVDEYLQMGDIKVYPTKSMIALGARVNFAYISQLGKNFIDVVFPFNEVYEDNLCFSKIKQVPGTNQHNHYFRMFFKEDINDEVRSYMRLALDKAV
- a CDS encoding glycoside hydrolase family 130 protein, which encodes MRLSIERKPIRVNPDPKRVIARFFFNGNDRAKEVIERVMRISEDDAFGIVSPILQEYSKRHRNITRVLGRHCAKLKPLFLELNIDFDTLTVYRKLLIGSYFTHEYSIESAAFFNPSIVEDPDQTELEDGQRRVIISFRAVGEGHISSITFRRAMIDKFNNISIQPAGDYIDEAEIVRNAVYNKKLFFEKAAITQISIDVISELESKLDHHFEYSNLRRIIMDSQQLQEDDMKRLEYDKVLWLADSYYEIVFSLDTDVSDRVIFPISEYERKGIEDARFVHFTNDDGTKLYYATYTAYDGSLIMPKLLQTSDFYNFKIMPLYGAGAQNKNLALFPRKVNGKYVMISRIDGCNNYIMYSDKINIWEKPIKLQHPEFSWEFVQMGNCGSPIETEEGWIMITHGVGPMRRYVLGASLLKLDDPTVEIGRLREPLLIPNADEREGYVPNVLYSCGSIVHNNKLIIPYGVSDSSTAFAEVCLDELLVKLKA